Proteins from one Cicer arietinum cultivar CDC Frontier isolate Library 1 chromosome 3, Cicar.CDCFrontier_v2.0, whole genome shotgun sequence genomic window:
- the LOC101508955 gene encoding uncharacterized protein isoform X2, which produces MAKKTSATKNNNKRIPPIDRVPKHSQQPRSSPPKRRTDFSFFIRNPSSISNPAIVRLSNITASGSLQRRMSVKQFSKDTLVRCNNYQEGRPVCSSEYFDVPVAELDSVDLGGNRNACIKMSESTPRESSVSDSSSLAVTPGSVVWARTSCQTWWPAEIMEERCAPSDDARDGHVLVQFYGNHPSAWIDPSTNISIFEDSFEERSNNPSNDFQDALKQALQRKAQLSSCQNLSPDRSAHSDQQDRSAGKYSSPSSSKTLNDFQERRRGKRERKPKVHFDEVSYPIKSERKDRRLKIMRYLGLAPPVGSPF; this is translated from the exons ATGGCCAAGAAAACCAGCGCAACCAAAAACAATAACAAGAGGATACCACCGATTGATCGTGTGCCTAAACATTCTCAACAGCCAAGAAGTTCACCTCCTAAACGCCGCACTGATTTCTCTTTTTTCATTCGCAATCCCTCTTCAATTTCCAACCCTGCTATTG TGAGGTTGTCCAATATCACTGCAAGCGGTTCGCTGCAGAGGAGAATGTCGGTCAAACAATTTTCTAAAGATACACTGGTTCGATGCAACAATTACCAAGAGGGCAGGCCAGTCTGTTCGTCTGAGTATTTTGATGTTCCAGTTGCGGAATTGGATTCAGTTGACCTTGGTGGCAATAG GAATGCTTGTATTAAGATGTCAGAATCTACCCCTCGCGAATCATCTGTTAGTGATAGCAGTTCTCTTGCTGTAACACCCGGAAGTGTTGTTTGGGCAAGAACATCTTGTCAAACGTGGTGGCCTGCTGAG ATCATGGAAGAAAGATGTGCACCATCTGACGATGCCAGAGATGGACATGTTTTAGTGCAGTTTTATGGAAATCATCCCAG TGCTTGGATTGATCCATCgacaaatatttcaatttttgagGAT TCTTTTGAAGAAAGGAGCAATAACCCTTCAAATGATTTTCAAGATGCTCTAAAGCAA GCCTTGCAAAGGAAAGCACAACTTAGTTCTTGCCAAAACTTGAGTCCCGATAGGTCTGCTCATTCTGATCAGCAAGATCGTTCAGCTG GTAAATACTCTTCACCTAGCTCAAGCAAAACACTCAACGATTTTCAAGAGAGACGAAGAGGGAAAAGGGAACGGAAACCCAAAGTTCATTTTGAT GAGGTGTCTTATCCAATCAAATCAGAAAGGAAGGATCGTCGGTTAAAGATAATGCGGTATCTTGGCCTTGCACCTCCGGTTGGTTCTCCTTTTTGA
- the LOC101508637 gene encoding CASP-like protein 2D1 isoform X2 — translation MSRTRVDETSSIQNHLPMLKLFDSSLRLCAVPLSLATVWITVTNNQDNTSYGTLRYSNFSGLKYMVYVSALCTCYAIVAAACSWVKYVVTKAWIFFISDQIVAYIIITSIAATMEIYYLAYNGAKEDSWSQACSSYGKFCRKVKLALILHMITFGCFFFLAVISAFRAFSVFDPPSVNSQDVLED, via the exons atgagtagAACACGTGTTGATGAAACTTCTTCAATTCAAAATCATCTCCCTATGCTTAAGCTTTTTGATTCATCTCTGAGACTCTGTGCGGTTCCCCTGTCTTTGGCAACCGTATGGATTACAGTGACTAACAACCAGGACAACACTAGCTATGGAACACTGAGATATAGCAACTTTTCTGGTCTCAA GTATATGGTTTATGTGAGTGCCCTGTGTACTTGTTATGCTATTGTTGCCGCAGCTTGTTCATGGGTCAAATATGTGGTAACAAAAGCATGGATTTTCTTTATATCTGATCAG ATTGTAGCCTATATAATAATCACATCAATTGCTGCAACAATGGAAATATACTACCTGGCTTATAATGGTGCCAAGGAAGATTCTTGGAGTCAAGCCTGCAGTTCTTATGGAAAATTTTGCAGAAAAGTGAAGCTGGCTTTGATTCTCCATATGATTACTTTtggttgctttttttttttagccGTAATTTCAGCTTTTAGAGCCTTCAGTGTGTTTGATCCTCCATCCGTCAATTCTCAAGATGTGTTGGAAGATTGA
- the LOC101509492 gene encoding uncharacterized protein → MDKSWISYNPNNSLNKEKYIRGVTNFLDFAFAKSNDGKILCPCTNCVNCKWRSRVDIYEHLIHFGFLKGYVTWVFHGEQVSSSSSQSVSQVDGEFDHDIDTLIHDAFGIHPTNESDGANLNVEDENPKAFIDETNTQQFEDDSNLDKFYQLLNEAEQNLYPGCKKFTKLSFIVHLYHLKCLNGWTDKSFSMLLELLRDALPEENTLPKSFYDTKKIICGLGLSYEKIHACPNDCILYWRDSANAQICSKCGMSRWKLNSNDNEGRKKVPAKVLRWFPLKPRLQRLFLSSKIASSMTWHKDGRTKDGLMRHPADSFAWKYFDSQHPDFSCDPRNVRLGLASDGFNPFKTMSISHSTWPIVLIPYNLPPWMCMKQPNFILSLLIPGPKGPGNKLDIYMQPLVEELKELWEIGVKTFDACKKESFQMRAAIMWTINDFPAYANLSGWSTKGQYACPCCGLKTASHWLRYSRKFCYMCDRRWLEPTSKWRYNRGEFDGTQEFRAPPELPNGASVLRQLEDHGIGNGSPWKKKSILFTLPYWQHNVLRHNLDVMHIEKNVCDNIIGTLLHLDGKSKDNDKARYDLVDMNIRSQLHPTMHPSKGKKYLPRACYQMTSNEKEIFLEVLKNLKTSDEYFSNISRCVQVKQHKIFGLKSYDCHLLMQEFLPIAIQGCLPGKVSLVICDLCHFFKELCGKVLNEHNLEHLENRIAKTLCQLEKIFPPSFFTIMVHLLIHLAYEAKVAGPVHYRWMYPIERFLFTLKSFVRNRAHPEGSIAEGYLAHECLIFCSRYLSSVETYFNRPSRNDDSDFVENTNLLNPRGRPLGRKCKVGFNVKKRKRASRISLDKKTLLQAHRYVLFNSHNVDPFQKEHIDLIRRQNRRLSSYEVDKIHGRSFSDWFRERVSRLEEQGSALVTEDIKWLARGPLEIVRKYSGYIINGVRFHTKKRERGLKTQNSGIVVTVKTKSYASSRDKHPKEGQINYYGALTDII, encoded by the exons ATGGATAAGAGTTGGATATCCTACAACCCTAACAACTCTCTTAATAAAGAGAAGTACATTAGAGGAGTTACTAATTTTCTTGATTTTGCATTTGCAAAATCAAATGATGGAAAAATTTTATGTCCTTGCACCAATTGTGTCAATTGCAAGTGGCGCTCTCGAGTGGATATTTATGAGCatctaatccattttgggtTTCTAAAAGGTTATGTTACTTGGGTCTTTCATGGTGAACAAGTTAGCTCGTCTAGTTCTCAAAGTGTATCTCAAGTAGACGGAGAGTTTGACCATGACATAGATACATTGATTCATGATGCCTTTGGAATACATCCAACTAATGAGAGTGATGGTGCAAATTTAAATGTGGAGGACGAGAATCCCAAAGCATTCATAGATGAAACCAATACTCAACAATTTGAAGATGATAGTAATTTGGATAAGTTCTATCAGTTGTTAAATGAGGCAGAGCAAAATCTTTATCCTGGTTGTAAGAAGTTCACAAAACTATCATTTATTGTCCATTTGTATCACTTAAAGTGTCTAAACGGGTGGACTGACAAAAGTTTTTCCATGTTGTTAGAGCTTTTAAGGGATGCATTACCAGAAGAAAATACATTGCCGAAATCTTTTTATGATACAAAAAAGATTATTTGTGGATTAGGTCTCTCATATGAAAAAATTCATGCTTGTCCCAATGATTGCATATTATATTGGAGAGATTCTGCTAATGCTCAAATTTGCTCAAAATGTGGCATGTCACGATGGAAACTAAACTCTAATGACAATGAAGGTAGAAAAAAAGTCCCTGCAAAGGTTCTTCGTTGGTTTCCTCTTAAACCTAGACTACAAAGACTCTTTCTATCATCAAAAATAGCTTCTTCTATGACATGGCACAAAGATGGTAGAACAAAAGATGGGCTCATGAGACATCCAGCTGATTCTTTCGCTTGGAAATATTTTGATAGTCAACATCCTGATTTTTCGTGCGACCCTCGTAATGTTCGACTAGGTTTAGCTTCTGATGGTTTTAACCCTTTCAAAACTATGTCAATTTCTCATAGCACTTGGCCTATTGTTTTGATTCCTTATAATCTTCCTCCATGGATGTGTATGAAGCAACCTAATTTTATACTTTCATTGCTTATTCCCGGTCCAAAAGGTCCAGGAAATAAACTTGATATCTATATGCAACCTCTTGTGGAAGAACTAAAAGAATTATGGGAAATTGGGGTGAAAACATTTGATGCATGCAAAAAAGAGTCATTCCAAATGCGTGCTGCTATCATGTGGACTATCAACGATTTCCCAGCATATGCAAATTTGTCAGGCTGGAGCACTAAAGGTCAATATGCTTGTCCATGTTGTGGATTAAAAACTGCGTCTCATTGGTTGCGTTATAGTCGGAAGTTTTGCTACATGTGTGATCGTCGTTGGTTAGAGCCTACTAGTAAGTGGAGATACAATAGAGGAGAATTTGATGGAACCCAAGAGTTTAGAGCACCGCCGGAGCTACCTAATGGTGCAAGTGTCTTGagacaattggaagatcatggAATAGGTAATGGGTCACCATGGAAAAAGAAAAGCATTTTGTTCACATTACCTTATTGGCAACATAATGTTCTTCGTCATAATCTTGATGTAATGcacattgaaaaaaatgtttgtgATAACATTATTGGAACATTGTTGCATTTAGACGGAAAATCAAAGGATAACGATAAGGCACGTTATGACCTTGTAGACATGAACATTAGAAGTCAACTACATCCAACGATGCATCCAAGTAAAGGTAAAAAATATTTGCCTAGAGCTTGTTACCAAATGACATCAAAtgagaaagaaatatttttggaagttctcaaaaacttaaaaacctcagatgaatatttttctaatatatCTAGATGTGTGCAAGTGAAACAACACAAGATATTTGGTCTCAAAAGCTATGATTGTCACCTTTTAATGCAAGAGTTTCTTCCTATAGCTATACAAGGTTGTTTGCCTGGCAAAGTGAGTTTAGTTATATGCGATCTTTGTCATTTCTTCAAAGAATTGTGTGGCAAGGTTCTTAATGAGCATAATTTGGAGCACTTGGAGAATCGAATTGCCAAAACATTGTGCCAGTTAGAAAAGATTTTCCCTCCATCTTTTTTCACTATAATGGTACATTTGTTAATTCATTTGGCATATGAGGCAAAAGTTGCAGGTCCTGTTCATtatcgatggatgtatccaATTGAAAG GTTCCTTTTTACTCTAAAGTCATTTGTTCGTAATCGAGCACATCCAGAGGGATCTATTGCAGAGGGTTATTTAGCTCATGAATGCTTGATATTTTGTTCCCGATATCTCTCTTCGGTGGAAACTTATTTTAATCGACCTAGTCGAAATGATGATtcggattttgtggaaaatacAAATCTTTTAAATCCTAGAGGGAGACCATTGGGGAGAAAGTGTAAAGTTGGATTCAatgtgaagaaaagaaaaagggcTTCTCGGATCTCCCTTGACAAGAAAACATTGTTGCAAGCACATAGATATGTGCTTTTTAATAGCCATAATGTCGACCCCTTCCAAAA AGAACACATTGATCTTATTAGGAGACAAAATCGTCGACTATCTTCTTATGAAGTTGACAAAATTCATGGTCGATCATTTTCTGATTGGTTCCGTGAACGA GTTTCACGGTTGGAAGAGCAAGGTAGTGCTCTAGTGACAGAGGATATCAAATGGCTTGCACGTGGTCCACTAGAAATAGTGAGAAAATATAGTGGTTATATTATTAATGGAGTTAGATTCCATACAAAGAAGCGCGAAAGAGGCTTAAAGACTCAAAATAGTGGCATCGTAGTTACTGTTAAGACAAAAAGTTATGCTAGTTCAAGAGATAAGCACCCGAAAGAAGGGCAAATCAACTATTATGGTGCACTCACAGATATAATTTAA
- the LOC101508637 gene encoding CASP-like protein 2D1 isoform X1: MSRTRVDETSSIQNHLPMLKLFDSSLRLCAVPLSLATVWITVTNNQDNTSYGTLRYSNFSGLNIVSFFCRYMVYVSALCTCYAIVAAACSWVKYVVTKAWIFFISDQIVAYIIITSIAATMEIYYLAYNGAKEDSWSQACSSYGKFCRKVKLALILHMITFGCFFFLAVISAFRAFSVFDPPSVNSQDVLED; encoded by the exons atgagtagAACACGTGTTGATGAAACTTCTTCAATTCAAAATCATCTCCCTATGCTTAAGCTTTTTGATTCATCTCTGAGACTCTGTGCGGTTCCCCTGTCTTTGGCAACCGTATGGATTACAGTGACTAACAACCAGGACAACACTAGCTATGGAACACTGAGATATAGCAACTTTTCTGGTCTCAA TATTGTATCTTTTTTCTGCAGGTATATGGTTTATGTGAGTGCCCTGTGTACTTGTTATGCTATTGTTGCCGCAGCTTGTTCATGGGTCAAATATGTGGTAACAAAAGCATGGATTTTCTTTATATCTGATCAG ATTGTAGCCTATATAATAATCACATCAATTGCTGCAACAATGGAAATATACTACCTGGCTTATAATGGTGCCAAGGAAGATTCTTGGAGTCAAGCCTGCAGTTCTTATGGAAAATTTTGCAGAAAAGTGAAGCTGGCTTTGATTCTCCATATGATTACTTTtggttgctttttttttttagccGTAATTTCAGCTTTTAGAGCCTTCAGTGTGTTTGATCCTCCATCCGTCAATTCTCAAGATGTGTTGGAAGATTGA
- the LOC101508955 gene encoding uncharacterized protein isoform X1, translating to MAKKTSATKNNNKRIPPIDRVPKHSQQPRSSPPKRRTDFSFFIRNPSSISNPAIDSSLGSSSGEVRLSNITASGSLQRRMSVKQFSKDTLVRCNNYQEGRPVCSSEYFDVPVAELDSVDLGGNRNACIKMSESTPRESSVSDSSSLAVTPGSVVWARTSCQTWWPAEIMEERCAPSDDARDGHVLVQFYGNHPSAWIDPSTNISIFEDSFEERSNNPSNDFQDALKQALQRKAQLSSCQNLSPDRSAHSDQQDRSAGKYSSPSSSKTLNDFQERRRGKRERKPKVHFDEVSYPIKSERKDRRLKIMRYLGLAPPVGSPF from the exons ATGGCCAAGAAAACCAGCGCAACCAAAAACAATAACAAGAGGATACCACCGATTGATCGTGTGCCTAAACATTCTCAACAGCCAAGAAGTTCACCTCCTAAACGCCGCACTGATTTCTCTTTTTTCATTCGCAATCCCTCTTCAATTTCCAACCCTGCTATTG ATTCCTCACTTGGTTCTTCTTCCGGTGAAGTGAGGTTGTCCAATATCACTGCAAGCGGTTCGCTGCAGAGGAGAATGTCGGTCAAACAATTTTCTAAAGATACACTGGTTCGATGCAACAATTACCAAGAGGGCAGGCCAGTCTGTTCGTCTGAGTATTTTGATGTTCCAGTTGCGGAATTGGATTCAGTTGACCTTGGTGGCAATAG GAATGCTTGTATTAAGATGTCAGAATCTACCCCTCGCGAATCATCTGTTAGTGATAGCAGTTCTCTTGCTGTAACACCCGGAAGTGTTGTTTGGGCAAGAACATCTTGTCAAACGTGGTGGCCTGCTGAG ATCATGGAAGAAAGATGTGCACCATCTGACGATGCCAGAGATGGACATGTTTTAGTGCAGTTTTATGGAAATCATCCCAG TGCTTGGATTGATCCATCgacaaatatttcaatttttgagGAT TCTTTTGAAGAAAGGAGCAATAACCCTTCAAATGATTTTCAAGATGCTCTAAAGCAA GCCTTGCAAAGGAAAGCACAACTTAGTTCTTGCCAAAACTTGAGTCCCGATAGGTCTGCTCATTCTGATCAGCAAGATCGTTCAGCTG GTAAATACTCTTCACCTAGCTCAAGCAAAACACTCAACGATTTTCAAGAGAGACGAAGAGGGAAAAGGGAACGGAAACCCAAAGTTCATTTTGAT GAGGTGTCTTATCCAATCAAATCAGAAAGGAAGGATCGTCGGTTAAAGATAATGCGGTATCTTGGCCTTGCACCTCCGGTTGGTTCTCCTTTTTGA